From the genome of Candidatus Aminicenantes bacterium, one region includes:
- a CDS encoding AAA family ATPase: protein MFKRAINKQLKSWAESPDRKPLVLRGARQVGKTTAVEMFAKEYANYIYLNLENKKEAELFSKNLPVTDLYQAILLQKNMAPRSGKVLLFIDEIQFSPDAVRMLRYFYESLPEIHVIAAGSLLEVMAEQKNIDFPVGRVQFLFMYPLTFEEFLFATGETQALQALQIIPLPEFSRQRLMELFHVYAQIGGMPEIVARFAEKRDISSLKPYYQSLLMAFQDDAEKYARNSTLKHILRHCIESAPLASGERIAFAGFGKSNYRSREVGEALRTLERAMLAYLLYPTTAWEIPLLPDLKKSPRLLFFDIGLLNFSAGLQGHFFEYPDLHSFYRGKLAEQIVGQELLAGEMTVFKKPVFWVREKKQSNAEIDFLVPHERHVIPLEVKAGASGSLRSLHQFMGLCRSSYAVRLYAGRLEITTAATLEGKPFFLLNLPYFLTGKLRQYLDWFLSEKPET from the coding sequence ATGTTTAAACGTGCTATAAATAAACAATTAAAATCCTGGGCCGAATCGCCTGACAGGAAACCTCTGGTTCTGAGGGGAGCGAGGCAGGTAGGCAAAACAACCGCAGTAGAAATGTTTGCCAAAGAATATGCTAATTATATCTACTTGAATCTGGAAAATAAAAAGGAAGCGGAATTATTTTCAAAAAACCTCCCGGTCACAGATTTGTACCAAGCCATTCTGTTGCAAAAAAACATGGCGCCGCGGTCGGGAAAAGTCCTGCTGTTTATTGATGAAATTCAATTTTCTCCCGATGCGGTTCGAATGTTGCGCTATTTTTATGAATCTTTGCCGGAGATCCATGTGATTGCCGCCGGATCGCTGCTGGAGGTGATGGCCGAACAAAAAAACATTGATTTTCCGGTCGGGAGAGTACAATTCCTTTTCATGTACCCGTTGACTTTCGAGGAATTTTTATTTGCTACCGGCGAAACGCAAGCTTTGCAGGCATTGCAAATAATTCCCCTGCCTGAATTTTCGCGCCAGCGGCTCATGGAGTTGTTTCATGTTTACGCCCAGATCGGCGGCATGCCGGAAATCGTGGCCCGCTTTGCCGAAAAAAGGGACATATCATCCTTGAAGCCCTACTATCAATCTCTGCTCATGGCCTTTCAGGATGATGCCGAAAAATACGCCCGCAACAGCACCCTGAAGCATATTCTTAGGCACTGCATCGAATCGGCGCCCTTGGCATCCGGAGAACGGATAGCCTTTGCCGGTTTTGGAAAATCCAACTATCGCTCGCGTGAGGTCGGCGAAGCGTTGCGGACCTTGGAAAGAGCCATGCTCGCCTACTTGCTTTATCCCACGACAGCTTGGGAAATCCCCCTGCTCCCGGATTTGAAAAAATCACCGCGCCTGCTTTTTTTTGACATCGGGCTGCTTAATTTTTCGGCGGGGCTGCAGGGTCATTTTTTCGAATATCCCGATTTGCATTCATTTTACCGGGGCAAATTGGCCGAACAAATTGTCGGCCAGGAATTGTTGGCCGGAGAAATGACCGTATTCAAAAAACCCGTATTTTGGGTCCGGGAAAAGAAACAATCCAATGCTGAAATTGACTTCCTGGTTCCACACGAGCGCCATGTTATTCCCCTTGAAGTGAAAGCGGGCGCAAGCGGTTCGCTGCGATCCCTGCATCAATTCATGGGCCTGTGCCGCTCCTCCTACGCGGTTCGTCTCTATGCCGGCAGGCTGGAAATCACCACTGCGGCCACTCTGGAAGGAAAGCCGTTTTTTCTTCTGAACCTTCCCTACTTTCTCACCGGGAAACTGAGGCAATACCTTGATTGGTTTCTGTCAGAAAAACCAGAAACTTGA
- a CDS encoding DUF6290 family protein, translating into MLAIRLPKEIEKRLADLAKATGRTKTYYVREAILEYLDDLEDIYLAEKRLGSHYAGKNRTYTIDEVERDLGLVD; encoded by the coding sequence ATGCTTGCCATCAGGCTTCCAAAGGAAATCGAAAAAAGGCTGGCCGACCTGGCCAAAGCCACCGGCCGGACCAAGACCTATTATGTCCGCGAGGCGATACTTGAGTATCTCGACGACCTTGAAGATATTTACCTGGCTGAAAAAAGGCTGGGCAGTCATTATGCCGGGAAAAATCGGACTTACACCATAGACGAAGTGGAGCGCGACCTTGGCCTGGTCGATTGA
- a CDS encoding type II toxin-antitoxin system RelE/ParE family toxin: MAWSIEIDAGAKKDLAKLDKQVAQRVISFLRDRLQKMADPRSIGEALKGKKFGELWKYRVGDFRIIAKIEDKRLIILVVRVGHRKDIYKK; encoded by the coding sequence TTGGCCTGGTCGATTGAAATCGACGCAGGGGCTAAAAAAGATCTTGCCAAGCTCGACAAACAGGTCGCTCAAAGGGTCATTTCGTTCCTGAGGGACCGGCTGCAAAAAATGGCCGATCCGCGCTCCATCGGCGAAGCGCTGAAGGGCAAGAAATTCGGCGAGCTTTGGAAATATCGGGTGGGGGATTTCCGCATCATCGCCAAAATTGAAGACAAGCGGCTGATCATCCTGGTGGTGCGGGTCGGACACAGAAAGGATATTTATAAAAAATAG